One Streptomyces umbrinus genomic window, AAAGTAGCCAGCTGGGCCGCGTACGGTCAATGGCGTCTCGCGGAGTGGACCTCGGGTATCACGGGTCGGGCGAGTGGGGTGCCCTGGTGGGCCGGGGAGCGGCCGGTACTGCTGGACGGGGGAGTTGCCGGGACTGATGAGGAGCGGCCGGGCCCGCGGAACCCAAGCCGTATTGGGCGTGGGATCCGACAGCGGGTGCGGAATCCGGGGGATCGGCGAGGATTGGCCCATGTCCGATGCCTTCACCAGCCGTGTACTGAACATCGCCTCCGGATCCAGGGAGAGGGTCGTCGACCTCACCCGTGAATGCGAGGCCTTCCTCCGCGAGGTCGCGGGCGATCGTGACGGCCTGCTCAACGTCTTCGTGCCCCACGCGACAGCCGGAGTAGCCCTGATCGAAACGGGTTCCGGCAGCGACGACGACCTGCTCGCCGCCCTCCACACTCTCCTCCCCTCGGACGACCGCTGGCAGCACCGCCACGGCAGCCCCGGCCACGGCCGCGACCACGTCCTCCCGGCGATCGTGCCCCCGCACGCCACGCTGCCGGTACTGGGAGGCCGCCTGGAACTGGGGACGTGGCAGTCGGTGTGCCTGGTCGACACCAACATCTCCAATACCGACCGTCACGTGCGGTTGAGCTTCCTGGGATGAGCGAGATCGTCCTCACCGCTGCCGAGGCGGCCGGTGGCCGCCTCGGCAGCGGGTCGGGCCGATGAGTTTGCCGGTTGTCCGAAGTCTCCCTTGTGACACTCCCGCCCCGTCGGCGGATCGGGAAACGCCGGATCCCGGTGTCATGGAGGAGAGACGGAGGCCAGGATGAAGAGTCCGATTCGGCTGTACATGTCGATGTCGCTCGACGGCTATGTCGCCGGCCCGGACGATCGGCCCGGGCAGGAGCTCGGGCGCGACGGTGGGCGGCTCTTCAACTGGCTCGACGACCGGGAGTCCGACGGTCCGAGCGGCCAGGTCTACCGCGAGGCGCTGGCGACCGGCGCGGTGATCTCCGGCCGACGGACCTTCGAACTCGCCGGGCGCTGGCAGGGCGACCACCACGACGGCGTGCCGATCCTCGTCCTCACCCACCAGGTGGACGACGGGGACGTGCCACCCGGCCACGCGCGTTTCGTCACCGATGTCGAGGACTGCGCCCGTCAGGCTCGCGCAGCCGCAGGGGACCGGCCGGTCATGGTCCATGGGGCGGGGGCTGCGCAAGCGCTTCTCCGGGCCGGGCAGGTCGACGAGATGGAGATCCACCTGATTCCGGTCCTCCTCGGGGAGGGCCGACGGCTGTTCGACCACTTGGGTAGTGATCACATCGAACTCGACCTGGTCCGACGGCTCGAGGATCGAGACGTCACGCACCTCCGCTACCGGGTGCGTCGGTCCGGGGAGGCCGCGTGAAGACGCTCTTCGTCTCCTACCGCGTCACCGACCTGGACCGCTCGCTCGGTTTCTACACCGCCCTGGGCTACGTCGAACTGGGCAGGGTCGAGGGCGGCGACGGGGCTCACCTCGTGATCCTCAAGTTCCCCGACGAGCCGGCGGCCTCGCTCGAACTGGTCCACCGCCCCGGCGACGGACCGGTCGACGTGGGCAGCGGGTTCGACCACCTCGCGATCCAGGTGGAAACGCTAGCCACCACCCTGGAGACGCTGACCGAAGCCGGCCTTGGGCCCGAACCCCTCCAGTACCCGGGTGGCCCTCACGGCCCGAGGACGTCGTGGCTCACGGACCCGGACGGCTACCGGATCGAGCTGGTCGAGTGGCCGTCCGGACATCCCGACGGCATCACCGCAGCGGACTTCGCCTGAGGCGGCCACGGTCTGTGGAGTGACCCGCCGGTTGGCCAAGAGCTCCAGACGAATGATCTCCGAGGTGGTCGGATCACTCCAGGACCGGTGATCCGGAGGCGCGGGCTTCCCGCAGCTGAAGCCGTGGGAAGCCCCGAACGGGGACAAGCAGTGGGACAAGCTCAGATGCAGACCACGATCTTCCCTCGGGTGTGTCCGCGCTCGGCGTATGCGTGCGCTTCCGCGATCCGTTCGAGCGGGTAGGCCCGCTCGACGCGCGGTGTGTAGCGGCCTTGCCGGCCGAGTTCGCCCGCTTCGGCGAGGAGCGTGGAGTCGTTCTCCGCGTTGGCTATGTGCACACCCAGGCGATGCGCGTTGGTGTGGTCGGCGATCGTCGACACGCGAGCAGGGTCGCCCACGATCGCGACGACATCGGCCAGGGATCCGGAGGCCGCGGTGTCGAGCGCGATGTCGACACCGTCCGGAGCCAGGGTGGCGAGGCGCTCCGCGAGGCCGGTGCCGTAGGTGGTGGGGACGGCTCCGAGAGAGGTGAGGAACTCGTGGTTGCGCTCACTGGCCGTCCCGATCACGGTGGCGCCCTGAGCCACCGCGATCTCGACCGCGGCGCTGCCCACGCCGCCGGCGGCGCCCTCGACGAGAAGGGTGCGCCCCCGCAGGGGACCGAGCGCCTTCAGTCCGCCCATCGCGGTCACGGATGCCAGACCGGCGCCGGCGGCCTCCTCGTCGGTCCACGTGGTGGGCGCGTGGGCCCAGGCCGAGAGCACGGCCAGCTCCGCTGTCGCGCCGGTGACGCCACCCAGCCCGAAGACACGGTCGCCGATGCTCACCCCCTGCACGCCCTCGCCGGTCTCGTCGACCACGCCGACGGCTTCACGCCCAGGAATCGCGGGCAGGTCCACGGGGAGCACCTCGTGCACCGCACCGGAACGCACCTTCCAGTCGACGGGATTGACGCCGGCCGCCGCGACGCGGACGCGGATCTCGCCGGGCCCGGGATGCGGGTCCGGCACCTGCTCGACCACCAGGGTCTCCACACTGCCGTACTCGTGATAGCGGACTGCGCGCATGACGTTCTGCCTTTCCACGCGGCCTGAACCGGCCGTTCGCGAAACCAGTGGGGTGAATGCTCGGCGAGCGCCGACGCCCACTACGCTAAAACCTGACGTTGATGTCAGGTGCAAATCGAACCTGCCGGACGAGGCGAAGACCCGTACGTATTGGTCAGGTCGCCGAGAAGGCGGGAGTGAGCGTCCGCGCGCTGCGCCACTACGAGCTGTTGCGCGGTATGCGCACCCTGCCGCTGCGGGTGCCGCGGCACAACGCCAACGGCTTGGCGCTCGCCGAGGCGCTGAACGAGCATCCGGTGGTGGCGAAGGTGCACTATCCCGGTCTGGCGACCCACCCCCAACACAACCTGGCCGTCGACCAGATGAGCGGTTTCGGCGGGGTGCTCGGTATCGAGTTCGCCGGTGGGTTCGAGATGGCAGACGCCTTCCTCGGCCGGCTGCGCCATCCCCGCCGGTCGGCCGGCCTCGGCGGTGTGGAATCGCTGGCCGTGCATCCGGCGTCGATGTGGCGCGGAATGCTCAGCGAGGAACAGCTCGCGGAGTCCGTTCCGCCCGGCCTGGTCCGGCTGGCCGCGAGCACGGAGGACACGGCCGACCTGGTCGCCGACGCGCTCGAAGCGGCGGATGCGGGGCTCGCCGGAAACGCTGCGCAGACCTGATCTTCAACCACCCGAAAGCGCCCGTGCGCGACCGTGAGCGCCCGTGAGCGCCCGTGCGTGACTGTGAAGGAGTGCATCCGATGACGAAGAAGACCCTGCTCACCGGCGGCACCGTGGTCAGCATGGACCCGGCCGTCGGCGATCTCGACCGCGGTGACGTCCTGATCGAGGACGGTGTGATCGTCGAGGTGGCCGAGCGCGTCGACGCGCCCGACGCCGAGGTGATCGACGCGACCGACCGGATCGTCATGCCCGGTTTCGTCGACAACCACCGCCACTCCTGGCAGACAGCCTTCCGAGGCGTCGGCGCGGACTGGACGTTCCCCGAGTGGGCGCTGGCCATGCACCGCACGGTCAAACCCCACTACCAACCCGAGGACGTCTACGCGGGCACCCTCCTCGGCCGCCTGGAGGCCCTGCACTCCGGCGTGACCACGATGCTGGACTGGTACGTCGCGCAGAGCCACGAGCACGAGGACGCCGCCGTCGCCGCGCTGCGGGACGCGCCGGGACGGTCGATCTTCTGCCTCGGCGCCGGCTGGAGCACCGCCGACCTCCTCGGCGCCGACATCCGCCGCGTCCGGTCCGACCTGGCCGGCGACGGCCTGGTCACCATGGCACTGGGGCTGCGCGGGACCCGAGGCCACCGGTATGGACACCGTCGCCCGCGAACTGAAGCTGGCGGCCGAACTCGGCCTGCACACCAGCCTGCACATCGAAGCGAGCGGTACGGTCACCGACCTGCGCGAGCACGGTCTCCTGCGGGACACCACCACGTTCGTGCACGCCAACGGGATCAGCGACGAAGAGCTGCGGATGCTCGCCGACGCGGGCAGCTCGCTGTCGATCAGCCCGGACGTCGAGCTGAAGATGGGGTTCGGATCGCCGGTCACCGGCCGGGCGTTGGCCGCCGGCCTGCGCCCGACGCTGTCCATCGACGACGTCCCGTCGGTCGGCGGGGACATGTTCTCCACTATGCGTACCGCCTTCGCCGTGCAACGCGGCCCGGACGGCGGCCTGCGCTCCCGGGACCTGCTGGAGTTCGCCACCATTGATGCCGCCCAGTCGTGCGGGCTCGACGCCCGAACGGGCAGCCTCACGCCCGGCAAGGACGCCGACATCATCCTTCTGCGCGCCGACGACCTGACCGTGTTCCCGGTCACCGACCCGGTCGCCACCGTCGTCAGCGCCGGCCATCCCGGCCTGGTGGACACCGTCCCAGTCGCCGGCCGCGTCGTGAAACGCGACGGCGTGCTGGTGGGCGTGGACTTGCCGGCGCTGAGGACCCGACTGCTCGAATCACGCAACCGGATCGCGGCGGCCGCCGGCATTCCGCTCGACGGCACGTGGCGCCCGCAGCCGGAATCGAAGTAACCGCGCTCAACGGCTGCACACCGCACGTAGCGTGCATCACCGTTCCCGCAGCCGCAGCCGCAGCCGCAGCCGCAGCCGCAGCCGCAGCCGCAGCCGCAGCCGCAGCCGCAGCCGCAGCCGCAGCCGTCAAGCGTCATGCTGCAAGAGCGGTTGAGATACGGCTTCTCGTTCGCGTCAGGCGTTCAGCGCCGCCAGCACCACGGACCTGGCCTCCTCCTGGACCTGGCGCAGGTGGTCCGGGCCGAGGAAGGACTCTCCGTAGATCTTGTAGACGTCCTCGGTGCCCGAAGGGCGGGCCGCGAACCAGGCGTTGGCGGTGGCGACCTTGATGCCGCCCAGGGCCGCACCGTTGCCGGGAGCCTCGGTGAGCACCGTGGTGACCGGCTCGCCGGCGAGGGTGTCGGCGGTGACCTGGCGCGGGGACAGCTTGGCGAGCAGGGCCTTCTCCTCGCGGGAGGCAGGTGCGTCGACGCGCGCGTAGGCGGGGGCGCCGAAGCGGTCGGTGAGCCGGGCATAGTGCTGCGACGGGGTCTTGCCCGTGACCGCCGTGATCTCGGAGGCGAGCAGGGCCAGGATGATGCCGTCCTTGTCGGTGGTCCACACCGAGCCGTCGCGCCGCAGGAAGGACGCGCCCGCCGACTCCTCGCCGCCGAAGCCGAGCGTGCCGTCGGACAGGCCGTCCACGAACCACTTGAAGCCGACGGGAACTTCGACCAGCGGACGGCCGACGTCCGCCGCGACCCGGTCGATCATGCTCGACGACACCAGGGTCTTGCCGATCCCGGCGCCCGCGGGCCACTGCTCCCGGTGCGAGAACAGGTAGGAGATCGCCACGGCCAGATAGTGGTTGGGGTTCATCAGACCGTCCGGCGTGACGATGCCGTGCCGGTCGGCGTCGGCGTCGTTGCCGGTGGCGATGTCGAACCGGTCGCGCTGCTCGATGAGCGAGGCCATGGCGTACGGCGAGGAGCAGTCCATGCGGATCTTGCCGTCCCAGTCCAGCGTCATGAAGCGCCAGGTGGGGTCGGTGAGCGGGTTCACGACAGTGAGGTCGAGCCGGTGCTCGTCGGCGATCCGGCCCCAGTAGGCCACGGAAGCCCCGCCCAGCGGATCGGCGCCGATGCGCACTCCGGCGGACCGGATCGCCTCCAGGTCCAGCACGTTCGGCAGGTCGGCCACATAGGTGCCGAGGAAGTCGTGGCGGCCGGTCCCGGGTGCGGCCAGGGCGCGGGTGTAGGGGATGCGCCGTACGTCCTTCAGGCCGCCGGTGATGATCTCGTTGGCGCGGTCCTGGATCCAGGAGGTCGCCTCGGATCCTGCGGGGCCGCCGTTCGGCGGGTTGTACTTGAAGCCGCCGTCGGCGGGCGGGTTGTGCGAGGGAGTGACCACCACGCCGTCGGCGAGGCCGGAGGAGCGGTTGCGGTTGTGGGTGAGGATGGCGTGCGAGACGGCCGGGGTGGGCGTGTAGCCGTCGGTCTGGTCGATGAGGACGGTGACGTCGTTGGCCGCGAAGACCTCGAGCGCCGTGATTCTCGCGGGCTCCGACAGGGCGTGGGTGTCGGCGCCGAGGAAGAGGGGGCCGTCGGTGCCCTGGGCGGCGCGGTACTCGCAGATGGCCTGGCTGGTGGCCGCGATGTGGTCCTCGTTGAACGCCGCCACGAGGGACGAGCCGCGGTGTCCCGAGGTGCCGAACGCCACCCGCTGCCCGGGCTCGGCCGGGTCGGGATGCAGCGCGTAGTACGCCGTGACCAGGCGGGCCACATCGATGAGGTCCTCGGGCCCGGCGACCTGCCCCGCTCGCGCATTCTGCATGTGCCCGCTCCTCCGCAAGGGTCGACCGTTGGGTACGGCCCTCATTCTCCCCTGCCCGGCCCACCATGACGCGCACCGGGCGCCACGGTGGCACGCGTTCGGCGGGCACGACGACGTAGGTCCCCGCGACAAGCTGGGCACGGCTGGTCCATCGCGTACTGAGGGACGATCTGATGGAGGATGGAGCACATCACCCGCGAAAACGCCCACGAGCAGAGCGCCCACGAGCAGTTGGGCACGACGAATGCCTCGTCGAGCATCTCACCCGTGATTCCCGCACGCCGGCGCCCCGGGCGGTGCCTCGTTCTCGTCGCCGCGCCGCTTGCGCCTTGCCGCAGTCGTCGGACTGGGCGTGGTGGCGGCCGACCGCCCCGCGGTCACGGTGCGCGACGACCAGTACGTCTACACCAAGTCGCAGGGGTCGTCAGACGAGTTGGGCCGGCCCGCGATGCCCCCGAAGGACGCCAAGGGGCTCGTCACGCCCGTCCCGGTGGCGTACGAGGGAACCGTCCGGCGAGAGCAGTGGGATTCGGTGGACGGCGAGCGGGACGGTGCGGAAGTCCGGCGGGCTGTCCTCGACGGGCGAACCCGACCTTGCCCACAAGGACGTGATGACCATGAGCGGCGCCGGATACCTGGGCTTCCGGCAGCTTCAGGCGCTGCCCACCGATCCCGGCGCGCTGCTGAAGAAGCTCTCCGGCGACGCCAGGAATGTGGCAGCGAGCCGCCGCACGGAGGTCGTCGTCGAGAGCCTCCGAGCCGGCATCGACGACGCCACCCTGCTGCCCGACCTCGGCGCCGCGATCTACCGCGCCATGGCCGAGCTCCCTGGCGTACGCGTCGTGGACCACATCAAGGATGCCGCGGGACGGGCGGGCGTCGGTCTTACATTCGAGGGTGCCCCAAAGGGCTACGGCCGGGTCTTCGACTCGTCCAGCCTCGTCTGCCTCGGAACAACCGATGCGGCGCTCATGGAGGTTGGCGTCGCGGACAGAACGGGTGAGGTGCCGGCCGGCTCATCCTGAGAAGGCCAGCCGCCAGAGGGCGTCCGCCGCGGCGGACGCCCTCTGGCGTGCTGTTTCCGCTTCACCGGCTCCACTGTTGTCCCGGGTCCCCCGTGACCCGGTCGTGGCGCACGGATCAGTACTGCTCGGTCTCCACGAAGCCCGCGTCCGCGTCGTCGTCCGCGCCGAAGGCGTCGGCGGCGGCGGTGGGGTCGAATCCGGGAGGGCTGTCCTTGAGGCCCAGGCCCATGCCGGCCAGCTTCGCCTTGACCTCGTCGATCGACTTCGCACCGAAGTTGCGGATGTCGAGCAGGTCCGCCTCGGACCGGGCCACGAGCTCACCCACGGAGTGGACGCCCTCGCGCTTGAGGCAGTTGTAGGAGCGGACGGTGAGGTCGAGCTCCTCGATCGGCAGCACCAGGTCGGCGGCGAGCGCGGCGTCCGTCGGGGACGGGCCCATGTCGATGCCCTCGGCGTCGATGTTGAGCTCGCGGGCCAGACCGAACAGCTCGACCAGGGTCTTGCCGGCCGACGCCATGGCGTCACGCGGAAGCATGGCCTGCTTGGTCTCGACGTCGACGATCAGCTTGTCGAAGTCGGTGCGCTGCTCGACACGGGTCGCCTCGACCTTGTAGGTGACCTTGAGGACCGGCGAGTAGATCGAGTCGATCGGGATGCGCCCGATCTCCTGGCCGACCTGCTTGTTCTGCACGGCGGAGACGTAACCGCGACCGCGCTCGACGGTCAGCTCCATCTCCAGCTTGCCCTTGCCGTTGAGCGTGGCGAGGACGAGGTCGGGGTTGTGGACCTCGACACCGGCCGGGGGCGCGATGTCGGCGGCGGTGACCAGACCCGGACCCTGCTTGCGCAGGTACATCACGACCGGCTCGTCGTGCTCCGAGGAGACGACCAGCTGCTTGATGTTGAGGATCAGGTCGGTGACGTCCTCCTTGACGCCCGGCACGGTGGTGAACTCGTGCAGGACACCGTCGATGCGGAGGCTGGTGACAGCAGCGCCGGGGATCGACGAGAGGAGCGTGCGGCGGAGCGAGTTGCCGAGGGTGTAGCCGAAGCCCGGCTCCAGCGGCTCGATCACGAACCTGGAGCGGAACTCGTCGACGACCTCTTCGGTCAGGGACGGACGCTGAGCAATGAGCACGAGGTGTTGCCTCCAGTAGTTTGGCGCCCGCTATGTGACGCCGTAGACACCTCGAAGGGTACGGGCGATCCGGGCGTTACGGTCTCACCGGAGGCCGAACCGCCGTCTCCGACCCGGCGAGGAGGCTTCCGGACTTCCCTCCGCCGCCAAGAAGGACTCGGCTCCGGTCAGCTCGTACGACCAGCTCGTACGGCAGCCGGTTCCGGCAGGAAGCGCAGCTCCTTGGGGGAGCGGACTCGAACCTACGGTGAACCGGGACAATGTTAGTCGTCGGGTTCGCCCGTCGTTTCCCGGGTGGCCCCGGTGCGGGCCCGTTTCAGGCCGGTTTGCGCCAGACCGAGATGTGCTTCGCGGAGTTCTCGGTGAAGGGCTCGCCGGACCAGTCCGCGACACGCCGTTCCAGTTCGAGCCCCGCGAGCCGGGCCATCAGGTCGAGCTCCGCCGGCCATGCGTAGCGGTGCCGTGAACTGTCGCGGCGGTAGCGGTCGTCGTCGCCGTCGCGGGTGAAGTGGTGCGAGACAAGCATCTGCTCGACGAGGTCGAAGGTGTCGAAGCCGAGATGCCGCTCGGACACGTCGAACGGCACCGCCACCTGCCCGGGCGGCAGGAACCGCAGCGGCGGCACGCCCAACTCGATGACGAATCGGCCGCCGGGTGTCAGGTGGCGCGCGGCGTTGCGGAAGCACTCGACCTGCTCGTCCTGCGTGAGCAGATTCGTGATGGTGTTGTAGACGAGGTAGACCAGCGTGAAATCGCCGGGCACGACGGTCGTGGCCATGTCCCCGATGGTGACCGGGAGCGTGTCCTCGTCGATCTTGCGTCGCAGGACCGCCGCCATGTGTTCGGACAGCTCGATGCCCGCCACCGGCACGCCGTGTTCCCGGAGCGGGAGGCCCACCCGACCCGTTCCGATCGCGAATTCCAGCGCCCGGCCGTCTCCCGCGAGGTCGGCGAGGAATGCGAGGGCCGGTCCCAGAAAGGCAGCCGAGGACCTCTCGCTCTCCTCGGCGTCGTAGCGGTCGGCGGTCGCTCGGGTCCACAGCTCACTGCTCGTCACGACCGGTCACTCTGCCGGGCCCGGCGAGGCGGTGTCGACGCATTTTCCGTCCGGCGCGGAATCGGGTCGGATCTGATTCGGTTCGGTTCGAGTGATTGACCGTGTTCCGTCAGATGGTGATGCTGGAGCAGAGGACTGAACGCGAAGCACTCTTATGAACGCCGTGTCCAGTCTGTCCAGGTACACCAGTAATGATCTGTTCGATCCTGAACCCCCACGCAGGAAGGCAGGAACAGACATGCAGGAGATCCGGGAGCCCCAGGAGATCAGCAGGACCCAGGAGACGCCGGACCGGTCCGGAGCCACCTTCACCGGTGGGACGGGCTGGCAGTCACCCGAGTACGAGGTCGTCGACACCGCGCTCGAAGTGACGGCGTACGCACTGGTCACGCGGTAACCCCGCCGCTGTGCTGCTGCAGGTGCTCGGCACCGCGGCGGGCGGCGGACTGCCCCAGTGGAACTGCGCGTGTCCCGGCTGTGCCGGGGCACGCGCCCATCCGGAGCGGCGCCGCCGCCACGCGTCCCTCGCCGTGCGAGCGGACGCCGGTCGCTGGTACATCGTCAACGCCACCCCCGACATCGGGGACCAGATCGAGGACACCCCCGCACTGCACCCCGGCCCCGGTGCCCGGCAGACGCCGGTCGCGGGCGTCGTCCTCACCGACGCCGAACTCGACCACACCCTCGGCGTCGCGCGGCTGCGCGAGGCGGACGGCGTGGAACTGGTCGCCACCGCCCCGGTGCGCGAGGCACTGCTCGCGGGCCCGCGCCTCGGAGCCGTGCTCGGACCGTACACAGAGCTGCTCTGGCGGGAGTTGGGCACGGCTCCGCTGCCGCTCGGCCCGGAACTGGAGGCCGTCGCCGTGCCCATCGCCGCCAAACGCCCCCGGTACGCGGTAGGAACGGGCGACGACGACCCGCGCTGGGTGGTCGCCCTCGTGCTCCGCGAACCGTCCACGGGGAAGACCCTCGTCTACGGCCCCGCCCTCGCCGCCTGGCCCCAGGCGCTGCAGGAGGCCGCCGAAACCGCCGACTGCGTCATCGTCGACGGCACGTTCTGGGACGAGGACGAGCCCGTGCGCACCGGCATCTCCACCAGGACCGCGAGCGGCATGGGACATCTGCCGATCGACGGCCCCGCCGGCACCGCGCACCGGCTGACCGGGCTGCGCGCCCGCTGTCTGTACACGCATCTCAACAACACCAACCCCCTGACCGACCCGGACGACGACCGGCACAAACAACTGGCCGACCGGGGACTAGAGGTCGCCGCCGACGGAATGGTCATCGAGCTGTGACGACAACACCTGTACGGGACACGACCGCCCAGGACCGGCAGAACCCCTGGAGCCGCCCGGAGTTCGAAGAGCGACTGCGCGACATCGCCACCACCCGCTACCACGACCGCCACGCCTTCAACGTACGGATGCACGAGGGCGCTCTGACCCCGGCCGAGCTGCGCCGTTGGATCGCCAACCGCTTCCACTACCAGCGGCACATCCCCGTCAAGGACGCCCTGATCCTCGCCAAGTTCGAGGACCCGGCGCTGCGCCGCATGTGGCTGCGCAGGATCGTCGACCACGACGGTGTACGGGAAGGGGAAGGCGGCATCGAGCGCTGGCTGCGGCTCGGCGAGGCGGCCGGGCTCGACCGGGAACGGCTGTGGTCGGCCGAGGATGTACTGCCCGGGGTGCGGCTGGCCGTCGACGGATACGTCAACTTCTGCCGGCTCAGGTCCCCGCTGGAAGCCGTCGCCGCCTCCCTCACCGAGTTGTCCGCTCCCGGCATCATGCGCACCCGCATCGCCGCCTTCGAACTCCACTACCCCTGGATCGAGGCCGAGGGGCTCGCCTACTTCCGGACCCGCGTCGAGCAGGGCAGCCGGGACAGCGCCGAGGCGCTCGCACTGGTCGAACGGTGGGCGCTCACCCGCGAGGAACAGGAACGGGCCGTCGCCGCGCTCGCCTTCAAGTGCGATGTGCTGTGGTCGCTGCTCGACGCCGTGGACGGGGCGGGGGAGGGGCCATGAAACCCCTGAGGGAGGCGCCTCCCGGCGGTCGCGCCTCGCCCGCGAACGAGGACGCCATCACGGACACGGGCGCGGAGGCGGGTGAAGGCACCGTTGCGGACGCCGGGCACTGGACTCCGGCGCTGAGCCGGTCCGTCATGCTCCGGCACGACCGGGTGCGCGGCACCGACCTGTTGCTCATGCCGGAACGGGTGGTCGTGCTGCGGGGCAGCGCGGGTGCCGTCCTGAGGCTCTGCGACGGCCGACGCCAAGTCGCGGCGATCGTCGCCGAGTTGGCCGAGCGCTTTCCCGACGCGTCGGTCGCCACGGAGGTTCCGGAGTTCCTCGGGCGGATGCGTGAGGAGGGCTGGATTCGATGACCGAGGTCTCCGCCGCGCCCGTCGCCCCTCCCTGGGCGCTGCTCGCGGAACTCACGCACGGCTGCCCGCTGCACTGCGCCTACTGCTCCAACCCCTTGGAGCTGGTCCGCAGATCCGCGGAACTCCGTACCGACGAGTGGGCCGACGTCATGCGCCAGGCCGGGGAGTTGGGCGTCGTCCACACCCACCTCTCCGGCGGTGAACCGCTGCTGAGGCGCGACCTGCCCGAGATCGTCGAGGCGGCCGACGCGGCAGGCATCTACACCCAGTTGGTCACCAGCGGCGTCGGCCTGACCCGGGAGCGGCTGACCGCCCTCATCGACCGCGGGCTGCGCAGTGTCCAACTCTCCGTGCAGCACGCCGAATCCGCCGCCTCCGACCGGATCGCCGGGACCCGCTCCTTCGCCGCCAAGCGGAAGGCCGCGGCCCTGGTCCGGGAGGCGGGACTGCCGTTGGGCCTGAACGTCGTACTCCACCGGGACAACCTGGACGCGATCGGCGCCCTCCTGGATCTCGCCCTGGACTGGGACGCCGAGCGGATCGAGCTGGCGAACACCCAGTTCTACGGCTGGGCGTTGGTCAACCGGGACCGCCTGCTGCCCGGTCGGGAGCAGATCGACCGGGCGCGGGCCGTCGTAGAGGCCCGGCGGGAGCAACTGGCCGGTCGGGTGGACGTGGTGTGGGTGGTGCCCGACTACATCGACGGGATCGCCAAGCCCTGTATGGGCGGCTGGGGTGCCGTCTCGCTGACCGTGGCCCCCGACGGCACGGTGCTGCCCTGCCCGGCCGCCGCCACACTGCCGGGGCTCGACGCCCCGAACGTCAAGGACCGTTCCCTGGAGTGGAGTTGGCGCCACTCGCCCGCGTTCCACCGCTACCGGGGCACCGACTGGATGGCCGCACCCTGCCGCTCCTGCCCCGAGCGGGAAACGGATCTCGGCGGCTGCCGCTGCCAGGCGTACGCGCTCACCGGCGACGCCTCCCGCACCGATCCCGTGTGCCGGCTGTCCCCCGACCACGGTCTGGTACGGACACTCGTCGACGCGCCCGTA contains:
- a CDS encoding class I SAM-dependent DNA methyltransferase → MTSSELWTRATADRYDAEESERSSAAFLGPALAFLADLAGDGRALEFAIGTGRVGLPLREHGVPVAGIELSEHMAAVLRRKIDEDTLPVTIGDMATTVVPGDFTLVYLVYNTITNLLTQDEQVECFRNAARHLTPGGRFVIELGVPPLRFLPPGQVAVPFDVSERHLGFDTFDLVEQMLVSHHFTRDGDDDRYRRDSSRHRYAWPAELDLMARLAGLELERRVADWSGEPFTENSAKHISVWRKPA
- the pqqA gene encoding pyrroloquinoline quinone precursor peptide PqqA translates to MSRTQETPDRSGATFTGGTGWQSPEYEVVDTALEVTAYALVTR
- the pqqB gene encoding pyrroloquinoline quinone biosynthesis protein PqqB, encoding MLLQVLGTAAGGGLPQWNCACPGCAGARAHPERRRRHASLAVRADAGRWYIVNATPDIGDQIEDTPALHPGPGARQTPVAGVVLTDAELDHTLGVARLREADGVELVATAPVREALLAGPRLGAVLGPYTELLWRELGTAPLPLGPELEAVAVPIAAKRPRYAVGTGDDDPRWVVALVLREPSTGKTLVYGPALAAWPQALQEAAETADCVIVDGTFWDEDEPVRTGISTRTASGMGHLPIDGPAGTAHRLTGLRARCLYTHLNNTNPLTDPDDDRHKQLADRGLEVAADGMVIEL
- the pqqC gene encoding pyrroloquinoline-quinone synthase PqqC, with amino-acid sequence MTTTPVRDTTAQDRQNPWSRPEFEERLRDIATTRYHDRHAFNVRMHEGALTPAELRRWIANRFHYQRHIPVKDALILAKFEDPALRRMWLRRIVDHDGVREGEGGIERWLRLGEAAGLDRERLWSAEDVLPGVRLAVDGYVNFCRLRSPLEAVAASLTELSAPGIMRTRIAAFELHYPWIEAEGLAYFRTRVEQGSRDSAEALALVERWALTREEQERAVAALAFKCDVLWSLLDAVDGAGEGP
- the pqqD gene encoding pyrroloquinoline quinone biosynthesis peptide chaperone PqqD, giving the protein MKPLREAPPGGRASPANEDAITDTGAEAGEGTVADAGHWTPALSRSVMLRHDRVRGTDLLLMPERVVVLRGSAGAVLRLCDGRRQVAAIVAELAERFPDASVATEVPEFLGRMREEGWIR
- the pqqE gene encoding pyrroloquinoline quinone biosynthesis protein PqqE encodes the protein MTEVSAAPVAPPWALLAELTHGCPLHCAYCSNPLELVRRSAELRTDEWADVMRQAGELGVVHTHLSGGEPLLRRDLPEIVEAADAAGIYTQLVTSGVGLTRERLTALIDRGLRSVQLSVQHAESAASDRIAGTRSFAAKRKAAALVREAGLPLGLNVVLHRDNLDAIGALLDLALDWDAERIELANTQFYGWALVNRDRLLPGREQIDRARAVVEARREQLAGRVDVVWVVPDYIDGIAKPCMGGWGAVSLTVAPDGTVLPCPAAATLPGLDAPNVKDRSLEWSWRHSPAFHRYRGTDWMAAPCRSCPERETDLGGCRCQAYALTGDASRTDPVCRLSPDHGLVRTLVDAPVSRAAPPTVPRSHPPRGAPQGPRRV